A genomic window from Macaca mulatta isolate MMU2019108-1 chromosome 19, T2T-MMU8v2.0, whole genome shotgun sequence includes:
- the LOC144336859 gene encoding uncharacterized protein LOC144336859 — protein MTGPVPYLSSARQARAADACAPRRPRAPSPARTRRRRRHLQPPRPRLAHPQSAPREGSTPRPDWLLPGQSALETSVIGGRHREGRFAGGHSELPSASRGGVKTWK, from the exons ATGACAGGACCCGTGCCTTACCTCAGTTCAGCCCGACAAGCGCGGGCCGCTGACGCTTGCGCCCCCCGGCGCCCCCGCGCCCCCTCACCGGCCCGGACgcgtcgccgccgccgccacctCCAGCCGCCACGGCCCCGCCTCGCGCACCCCCAGAGCGCGCCACGGGAGGGGTCCACGCCACGCCCCGATTGGCTGCTCCCTGGCCAGTCAGCGCTGGAAACGTCAGTGATTGGCGG ACGACACAGAGAGGGCAGATTCGCTGGAGGTCACTCTGAGCTGCCCTCTGCATCTCGAGGTGGTGTGAAGACATGGAAATAA